The region TCGGCCGCAAATACGGCCACAAGCTGCACTTCTGGGACCTGCGCAAGCGCCGGCACGTCCAGGAGGTCGACCTCGGCGACCAGCACCAGATGACGCTGGAACTGCGCCCCGCCCACGACCCGACGAAGACGTACGGCTTCGCCGGGGTCGTCGTCAGCGTCGAGGACCTGTCGGCCTCGGTGTGGGTGTGGCACAAGGAGGGCTCCCGCTGGGCGGCGACCAAGGTCATCACGATCCCCGCCGAGCCCGCCTCGCCGGACGACCTGCCCGACGTGCTCAAGCCGTTCGGCGCGGTGCCGCCGCTCGTCACCGACATCGACCTGTCGGTGGACGACCAGCGGCTGTACGTGTCGTGCTGGGGCACCGGCGAGCTCAAGCAGTACGACGTGTCCGACCCGTTCAAGCCGGTCGAGATCGGCTCGGTCCGCCTCGGCGGCATCGTGGACCGGGCCGCCCACCCCGCCGCTCCGGACGAGCGGCTCGCGGGCGGGCCGCAGATGGTCGAGGTGAGCCGCGACGGCCGCCGGGTCTACGTCACCAACTCCCTGTACGGCGCCTGGCACGACCAGTTCTACCCGGACGGGGTCGGCGCGTGGATGGCGAAGATCGACGCGGACGGCTTCACGCTCGACGAGCGGTTCTTCCCGCACGGCGACGACTTCCGCGGCCTGCGCCCGCACCAGACCCGGCTGCAGGGCGGCGACGCGTCCTCCGACTCCTACTGCTACCCGTGACACTGACCGCGGTCATCCTGCTCGGCGCCTTCCACGGGATCAACCCCGCGATGGGCTGGCTCTTCGCTGTCGCCCGGGGACTGCAGGAGCGCAGCCGCGACCTGCTGCTGCAGTCTCTCCCGGTCATCGCGCTCGGCCACCTCGCGTCGGTGGCCGTGGTGGTGGCGGTGGTGTCCGCGACCGGGTCGCTCGTGACCGGGACGGCCCTCGCGATCGGGGCGGGGGTCCTGCTCGTCGGGTTCGGGCTGTGGCATCTGCTCGCCCGGCGGCACTTCCGCTGGGTGGGCATGCGGCTGTCGCTGCCGCAACTGGCCGCCTGGTCGTTCCTGATGTCGTCGGTGCACGGCGCGGGGCTGATGCTGCTGCCCGTCCTCACCCGGATGCCCGCGAGCCACCACGGGCACGCGCTGTCCGGCGGGCTGTTCGTCGCCGGCGTGCACACGCTCGCGATGTTCCTGACGGCGACCGTGGTCGCGGTGGTCGTGTACGAGTTCCTCGGCGTCGCCGTCCTGCGCCGGGCCTGGTTCAACCTCGACCGGATGTGGGCCTTCGCCCTGGTCGGCGCGGGCGTCCTCACCCTCGTCGCCGCCGTCTGACCGTCGATCCGTAGGGACAGGCCCCGCGTGCGTTCTCAGCCGCAGGGGTGAAATTTGCAGGGACCACCGCCATGATGAAAACAGCAGGTCGGCTCGCTGGAACGCGCCCACCTGCGACATGAGCCCGCCATAATGCGGCGTTAAGACTGGGCCGGTTGTCCGCCGGTCGAAGACGTCACTACGCTCCCGCGGCATTCCCTCCCCTCGGCGTTCCGACGCCGGAGGTCCCTTTTCCGTTCGGAGCAACCATGCAAGCGATCACGCGTGGCGCCTTCACCGTCGTGGTCCTGTCCGCCGTGCTTTCCGCCCTGCTCATCGCCTGCTTCGACCCGGCCCGGGCGACCGGGACCGCCGCCGCCCCCGCGGCGCGGAGCACGGTCACGGCCGCGCAGGCGGCGGCGACCCGGGTGGAGAGCGAGTCCGTGCCCATGCCCGAGGTGACGGTCACCGTCACGGTCACCCCCAGACCCTCCCCCTCGCCGCGCCCGATCAGGGTCGGGTACGTCCCCCAGCGCGGCGCGTACGGCGCCACCTCGACCGTGCGCGACCTGGAGGAGAGCGGGCAGGCGAGCAGGCTGACGCACGCCGTCTACGCCTTCGCGAACATCGACCCGACGTCGCTGACCTGCCTGAACGGCGTCACCCGGCCGCCCGCGCCCGATCCCGAGGACCCCGACCAGGGCGACGGCGCGGGTGACGCCTGGGCCGACTACCAGCGGGGTTTCACGGCGGCCGAGTCGCTGGACGGCAGGGCGGACCCTCCGGACGCCCGGCTCGCCGGAAACTTCAACCAGCTGAAGAAGCTGAAGGCCCGGCATTCCAACCTGAGAACGCTCATCTCCATCGGAGGCTGGACGTACTCCAAGTATTTCTCGGACGTC is a window of Microbispora sp. NBC_01189 DNA encoding:
- a CDS encoding selenium-binding protein SBP56-related protein → MTLWKPDPTFYPSPRDAAEAPPEKLAYVAAFDRSAERPDALAVLDTDPASPAYGTVVGWTDLPHTGDELHHFGWNACSSALCPYAPHPHVERRYLIVPGLRSSRIYVYDTKDRVSPELVKVVEPEELGKRAGYSRPHTVHCGPEGLYVSALGGYGDDGPGGIAILDHNTFEVLGRWEVDRGPQYLAYDFWWHINHDVLVTSEWGTPSMIEDGVVGELLLGRKYGHKLHFWDLRKRRHVQEVDLGDQHQMTLELRPAHDPTKTYGFAGVVVSVEDLSASVWVWHKEGSRWAATKVITIPAEPASPDDLPDVLKPFGAVPPLVTDIDLSVDDQRLYVSCWGTGELKQYDVSDPFKPVEIGSVRLGGIVDRAAHPAAPDERLAGGPQMVEVSRDGRRVYVTNSLYGAWHDQFYPDGVGAWMAKIDADGFTLDERFFPHGDDFRGLRPHQTRLQGGDASSDSYCYP
- a CDS encoding glycoside hydrolase family 18 protein; protein product: MQAITRGAFTVVVLSAVLSALLIACFDPARATGTAAAPAARSTVTAAQAAATRVESESVPMPEVTVTVTVTPRPSPSPRPIRVGYVPQRGAYGATSTVRDLEESGQASRLTHAVYAFANIDPTSLTCLNGVTRPPAPDPEDPDQGDGAGDAWADYQRGFTAAESLDGRADPPDARLAGNFNQLKKLKARHSNLRTLISIGGWTYSKYFSDVARTAATRQRFVKSCLDAYIRGDLPGVGSRGGPGSAAGVFDGIDVDWEWPGEEGHLGNHVGADDRRHLTALLAEFRAQLDALGVANRRRYLLTVYVPAEPDRVKAGFDLQKLTGVVDFVTVQSGGRHALREGTILR